ATTAGACAGTCCCGTAATAAGAAGTTGTCCGTTATGATTAAACGCAGAACATAACGCGGTTACATTCTGTTCCATTGGTAAAGTTCTTTCTAATTTCCTTGTTTTTATGTCGTACAAGAGCAACTTTCCTTCGTTTGAATTTGATACAGAACACACAAACGTAGATTCAGTCGGATTACATAAAAGTGTAATGATTCGAGAACTTTCATGTTGTATATCCCATAAAGTTTTACAGTCACGAGTGTCGTGCAGTTGAATCAGACCATTATTATCACCGTGTAAAAAATAACGCTCATTTTTTGATATCCAGTCTAGTGCAGTTATAGCTTTATTGGAATTGGCTGGGGCAGAAATAAATGTAGTAACAGTCCTGttccaagaaaaaaaaaattaaattcatataaGGCTTAAAAGTAATATTATGAGTCTTTGAAATAATTACTTTGGTGACGGTATCGGAGTCCATACTTTAATAATGCCATCTGCATCACCTGTAGCGACATACGAACCGCTCGCATTACTTTTGCATTGAATTATTGATGTTTTGTGCTCTGTATATTCTTCCTGaaagttattttttattattacacaaCATCTGTAAAATGCTCAATATATTAAACTGATTTATGGTCTCACCTGGCTAAGAAGAATATACGTGGAATCAATTTTATCCTTAGCTTTGCGTTCGGCCACTGCGTCAATGGACGAATCCCTTTTTCTAGAACTAGTTAATCTAGAATCACAGCTAATGCTTCTTTTATTAACTGACTCAGATTTACTTATAGAGTTTATTTTCCCTTTCGTATTCGTTCTCTTCGTCGACGTTGATTCAGCTTCCACAACTTTCTTCCCGCTTGTTGTAGGCTTTCTATTTAAAATTGGACTGGAACCACCGCCTATGTTTCTTATGAGATTCCTTAAGGTTTTAGGATTTTCTAACAATGGAGATTCTCTAATATAAACAGGAGAAATATGTTAATATAATGTATAAGAACATTGCTAGTATGcaataaatgttacaaatatttactGTGCTATTATATAAAAGTCATCCATAAGCGGTGGATGTTGGGGAGCTGGTCCTGGGTTTACATCCATTACATTGTCTATTTTAACAGAATCATTTAAACGTTGCCTTAATACATCATTCTCTTCTTGAAGTCGTTTTAATCTATTTGTATCTTCATCTATTGTAAGTAATGTTGGTAGAGGCATACACTGTAAATAAAGATTATCAAATGAATTAAAGTTTATGTTACATGGATAATAATTTGATCAGATATATACAAGTAAGATTCTTaatgaaatatcaaaataataaaacttgcaATATGAGAGGCACGACGCAAAATACCTTTCACCTACTTGAAAAATAGTAGCAAGAAAATTGTGCAGAGACACTAACATAGTGTCCTGCCACTGTCTACTAAAATGTACAGAGTATGCTGGATTGTCTTCAGGATTTTTAACAAATGGCAatgctataaaaataaaatagagcaTATATTTTCCTTTTGTTTTATGAAAAATCTTACAAACAAATGAGACAGTAGTGTCCTACCAAACCATTCTTTCCATTCCGAATGCCCTTGTAGCTCTGGTGTCATTCTtgtaaaaaattcttgaattctatcTTGTTTATTATTCACTGCTGCATTTACCAGGTACATTTTTAGAACAGCATTTTCCAACTTCCTCACAGCAGGCGTAAAATGACTTTCCAAACGAGAAAACATTCTTGTGTCTAAATGCCCCCATAATTCTCTTAGAGATGCCAGGTCATAATTGTATATATACTGCATCAACTGGTCAACAATTTTATCAACCTGATagtgaataatataaaacagatatgaatatattaaattattaatacataatGTGGAACTAAAACTAATAACaaatatacttaaaattaaaaaatatgaacactgtagatatttgaaaataaccCCAAAGTAATATTCAGTAATTTTctgtgatttttttttaaatacatagtaTCTGTACATATTGTTTTGATACATTTATCTTATTCCTTATCATAATTGCTATCATCCTTACCCTGAAgcctttctctttctctgcctTTAAATCATTATCAAAAGCTTTCAAGGTTTGACTAAAACCTCTGAAAAGCAAATATTCTTTCACCAATTCGTCCACATACTGAATGTGAGACATTTTCTCttgattttctttaaaatatcaACTTTCTCCTTTAACTGACAGCCGTATGTTGTCATCCTTTGGCCATTTTGATATTAGCTGAATATGCAGCGAATTTTCGTTTATCATCTGACATTCAATGTTGCCAACATTATACACCTTCCACAAAAGTTGCAAATAGAAGGATCTATTTATGTCAAATGagcaaatatttcaattatgtTTTATACACAAAAAGTATTACctaaaaaatttttacattgacAATCAATAATGTTTCATGATTAATTTGTATGTTCATAAAATGGTGAAAGCAGTACTGACACGGAGTGATTTCAGGAACCGCGGTTTAtgaaaaattcattataaaCTGTATAGAATTCCAAGCATAAATAGATAATACTTTAAAAAGTtgataaattatcaatttaaagatattcttgaaagtaatatttattcaaacatACTAGAGAAATATTTCTTTACGTACAATTTGTTACGTTTATGTGTAAGGGACAAATGGttgaaacataaataaaaagatCCTAAGATCTTAAACATTTATTCGTAAATAAAGTTTATAATgacgtcattattattaattatgattgtaGTAACAGTAATTGTTACGTGAAGTTGTAATgtgtaataaaattgcaaagataATGTATAGAATACTAAGCGATTTGCTatacttttttccttttttttatttcttttcaacgTAAGAAAGAAGAAGTATATTTTTGCCGCTTAAATAGCAACGATTATACGCCATACGTATCCTTTGCTCTGTTtctataattgtaatttaaccGCATTACAGGAATCCTTATCGTATCTGATAAAATATAAGAGTAGCTAACACAGTTCATTCTTAAAAAGGCACAAGTTTCTTTCCTTTTCGTGTGacgaaaattcattttaatccTCCGGTTCAATTAATATTCTTTTGATACATAATTACGAATATCCAACATTTACGTTTGGGTAGTAACTGTTTTATCGATTGAGCTACCAAATTTATTGGGACAAATTCcttctaaaataaatattatttatttcataagaTGATCCAATAAATTTCAGGAATTAAAAACAAACTTTTTTAGAAGTAATGCGCCAATAATAATAACTATAGGAACGTTTATTAATTCTGCATATTTTGATTCTGTAACCAGAggattgtttaaataataagaaCACGCATttttacaattagaaacattttGAACAGAGCTTACGGACCGGAAGCTTAAAAGCTATTCAGTCGCGTCTGCCGGAAGTTTCACAATGCATattaaaaacgaaagaaaaaaggaaaagaagaaaatagcGACACGATAAACTACAAAGTATACAAAGTATGAAGTTCAATGTGTTTATTGTCGATAGACACTATACTACGAAAAATAAATCGCAAGATTTTTATCTGGCCCAATAGTTTGGCGAGAGCAGATGCAATATCGTGATactttctttcttattttcgagataaaaaataaataagtgtcCTTCAATTCACCCTCATAATCGTTCATTCGTTGAAGATTACATTTTAACAGCCCTTAATGTCAGTGTCAGATTATCCGTATGCAGTGCGGTCTGATCagatatttcttaaaaaaattaataattttttatggttCAAATTTTATAGAGAATTATTAATTGATGAATcaacaatattttcattaagAATGTACTATGGATTAAATTTGATTTGATTTTGCAATTccgaaactttaaaatttggagacttttaGGAGTAACGatagagtaataaataaaagaaagctCTCTAATCCAACCGCATGCATGAATAACCAGTGTTCAAACATAGCGAACGGTCTTTCATCGTTTAACAATAAATCGACCTCAAAATCGCGTTGCGATCAATACAGTTTCActgacaatatttaatttccatTTTCAGAAGGTGCTCCAAAGGTGGTTTCATACCAGACACGAGGGAATTCACCGCCAGGTGCGATATCTGTGGCGACTACGGTGCAGCCAGCAGTGAGCTACGAAAGAGGACCATAAAAATTCACAGCAGTTGATTCCCGCGTGTCCCATGAGGAGCTTCAAACTCGATCAACCGTTTGCACGCCATTTGGATAGCCCAATTGATCAATATTCGATCGAACGAAGTAGACGATTGCGAAAAATTCGTCTAAATCCAAACGTGAATCTCGTAGCGCATGTACGCGTGTGCGATTTTGTTTTACGATTAATCTGACGCGATCTCGATTCATCGTTGGACGCGATCGTCTCGTTAAGCTAGTGGACGAATGCGTTTTAAGATGGAAATGCGCGTACGGTCCGTGGTTCAACCACGATCAGAAATCATTTACAAGTCGACGTCTTCTTGCTTAGCCTTGGGAGCAATTTTCTCGTCGCTGTTGGAATCTTTCACACTGGTATGAATGTCGGCGACTTCAACCGGCGGTGGGACAGCTGGATTTACCGATCGATCCTCTTCGGCAATTGCGAAACCGATCGTAGCGCCGATCTTCTGACTCGCCTGCCTGAATGAGTCTGATAGCATCACCTGATATGCAAACAAAATtcgtttcatttcattttcatacACATACGAAAGATTTTACAgaatgaatttaatattaaatatctggAGAAAATAATTTGTGATACCTGGACTACATTGATGCACATAGACGTGAGGGCCAGGCCGAACACCAGGTATATTATCGAACACATCATGTATATGGGATGCTAAATCAATCAATTAATCTGTTAATTTCTGCTTATCATTCTGACATCGAGACGATTTTTAATGTCAGTAAGAAAACACGTGCAACTGTGCTGAAGTGAGACTTATGCGAAAAGCACGTATGAAATAGTGTATACACGGTGATTTTGTTTGGTTTTTTGTTGATGAACTTTTTGGATTTCAAAGCTTACCATCTGAGCGCCACCGTGAAAAAAAGAAGCAAGAAAACAAGTTAATTATATGTCAAAAATGCTACCGTCGATTTTTGAGAGGAGACATTCCATTTTGGCACAAAGCAAACGCTAATCGCAAAGGAAAATCGaatgatataattttaattgatcTTTGATGCTAACGTCATCCAATTATATCGCGAGAGTTACCATAATATAGCATTTTATACTTAATGAGCCTACATTTTcttgataatataaacattaaaataattgttaaacgtGCTACATTACAGTATCTAGAAGTTACTCTAGCAACGAATCAGTTATGCTTTGTTAACCCATTCGCATCGGTATTCCTACACGCTAGTACATGCTTCCAAATGTCTAAACGATGCAAATGAGTTAAGAACGTAGCGATGAACTGGAGGACGGTGCACGAAGCGGGCAGGGTTGCTGAGGATCGTCACCTTTGGCACGTAATCGCCGAAACCGATAGTGCTCATTGAGATGAAGACGAAATAGAAGCTCTCGAAGAAACCCCAGCCTTCCGACAAGCAAAACAACGTGGCGCCTATGAATATGTAACCGAGAAGAATGAAGATGGCCACTGAGATCGGTAGATTGAATTCGTCGTCGATCGCGAAAGCGGACATCGCTGGAGTTCCTGGTGTGTCAGGAACATTTCCATCCAAATTGAGAACAGTCTGAGATTGCTGAGCCTGTTTCTGTATCTCCTCGATATCTTGAGGATTTATTTGCGACGGCCTTTTGAACGTTGCTAGGTCGTACACGAGCTGGACGCCTTTCATTACTTCCTGTGGACGACaataattattagtagagatAAGACGATACGATTTAAGTTTGTAGATAAAAAATGGAGGATTTACTTGTACAGGTACTGTTCGACGAACTTTCTTGCAACTTCCGGTGTAATATAGTCTTCTAACGAACGCCCAAAGGAActtgataccacgcgtgaataGTTTACCAAAGTCGGCCAATATTATCAGAAACATCGGGATTCCGAAGATGGCGTAAACTATCGTGATGGCCCTTCCGGTGTTGGTACTGGGCGAAATATGGCCGTACCCTAAAATAACGCAAAACATTCTccttcaaatatttacattcgCAATTGTAGAGACAGGAAGGTGTATGATAAATAAAGTGTTATAGCAAAGGATAGATGCTCTCCATCACCATTTTCCCTAGAGTCGCCTACCATGCCTGCTACTGTACACCTGTACATTTCTACGGTACAGAAATAACCGTGGATCTAACTTTAACCGTCGTAGTACTATTTGGCGTTTGTTTGCTCGTAAAACATTCGCATTCTTGTTTCGATAACAGAACTGTCACGTTCCATTCTGTCGAATCGTTACCCTAATTCGAAAATTGAATTCATTCTCCTAACGATTATAAATTCTCGACGAACCCTGTATCGCGAGAGATTATGCAAATCGAGGATCCCCGTGGAGAATCGAGTTCCTCGCAATTAACGCGGAACAACAATTGAAGTAAAAGCTTTTGAAATGTCGTCATCCCCGAAAATTGTTGTCATGCGCAGCCAATTTTGACACCGGTGCTACACAATCGACAGCATCATCGCACAGCCACATCCTGCGGTTAGAAAATCAATACAGAACTCGTAAACCGTTTTACGACAACCTGGTACCGTTTCACCGCATCgattttcctttttccttttctGGAAACATCCTCACCGATAGTGGtgatcacggtcaaacaatacACGACAGCGTTCAGGAAGCTCCAGCTCCTTTGACCACTGTAGCTGTGCATTCCGGCTTCGTGGGCGGTGTGCAATTGTTCCTCGAATTCCATCAACTTTCGTCGCGCCATACTTTTCCAATCGTCTTCCCTcatattgtgactgtaattcCACAAGCTGTCTAGGAAGTCTCGCTTCACCCTCTTCACGCCGCACTTGTAGAAAGTCTCGAAAGCTCCCTCGGTGAATCTGAAGACGAACGCGCCAAGGCCGCAGTAAATAATCACCAACATCAGCTCCGACATGCAACGATTATGGAGTCCTTTAACTATTTGAACTTCCTTCGGATTTTGTGCTACGAATGCCTTGAATTCGGATACCACGTCCTTCAGAGCCCTCAGGAAGTCCATGAAAGTCACCTTTTCTGATCCCAATAGCAACTCCGTATACTTGGTCTCCTTCGGAGTTTCAGCTTTTACCTCTGGCTCCTTGTCTTCTTTCTTCTTGCGGAAGAAAGGCAACCAGGAGAACCAGGATTTCTTTTCTGGTCCCTTCGGCTTCTCCTCGGATTTTGTCTCCTCCTCTTCCTCGCTTTTACTGGGAACGCTGAACCTTCTTCGTCTCAGTACCGTTTCCTGAGCATCCTCGAAAACGTCCAGAACATCAGCGTCCAAGATACTTTGTTCTCTCTTCAAGTACTCCCTCTGAGCCTTGGCGAAGTCCTGTATGAGGCTGTCGTTACTCAACGGTATTATCTGCTTCTTGATGTCCGAAGCGGATCTCCTCATGACGGGTTCTTCGAGGTTCTGTTTAGGGAACGACTCGCTTTTCTTCATCTTCGGTGCCTCGTCGGTGTCGTCGGTTTGACTGTGTCGTATGGAACGTCTTCTCTCTCGCGACTGATCCTCTAACTCCTCGGGCTTCTTGATCGACCTCTTTTCCCTCGGAGGTCTTTCGACGGTGTCTTTTTTTGCTGTGTCAGGGTCAGCCGCGACTCTCTTCGCGGTCTTCTTTGTTCTGGTTTTGCTGCCCTCCGGTGATTTCGTTCTCCGCGGCTTCTCGTCCAAGTCGCTGGAGTCACTCGACTGACCTTGTCTTTCCGCTCGTTCCCTGGACTTCTTCTTCAGGCGTCTCTCCACTTTCCTGGGCTCTGCCGAAGGTTCGGTGTCGGCGTCCACCTCCTTGGA
The nucleotide sequence above comes from Megachile rotundata isolate GNS110a chromosome 13, iyMegRotu1, whole genome shotgun sequence. Encoded proteins:
- the LOC100882901 gene encoding WD repeat-containing protein 91, whose amino-acid sequence is MSHIQYVDELVKEYLLFRGFSQTLKAFDNDLKAEKEKGFRVDKIVDQLMQYIYNYDLASLRELWGHLDTRMFSRLESHFTPAVRKLENAVLKMYLVNAAVNNKQDRIQEFFTRMTPELQGHSEWKEWFALPFVKNPEDNPAYSVHFSRQWQDTMLVSLHNFLATIFQCMPLPTLLTIDEDTNRLKRLQEENDVLRQRLNDSVKIDNVMDVNPGPAPQHPPLMDDFYIIAQESPLLENPKTLRNLIRNIGGGSSPILNRKPTTSGKKVVEAESTSTKRTNTKGKINSISKSESVNKRSISCDSRLTSSRKRDSSIDAVAERKAKDKIDSTYILLSQEEYTEHKTSIIQCKSNASGSYVATGDADGIIKVWTPIPSPKTVTTFISAPANSNKAITALDWISKNERYFLHGDNNGLIQLHDTRDCKTLWDIQHESSRIITLLCNPTESTFVCSVSNSNEGKLLLYDIKTRKLERTLPMEQNVTALCSAFNHNGQLLITGLSNGNILIHDLRRNEIIDNISCHASPVIDIELINDYTNICTQSEDGKLCQRSLNHSGKILWETKIKVEKNTVHGKLFTFDQSGNYMLLCTQTGGNIYKMPPGTQAKVLELGGHKGTLCCDWSTANQSGTCITGGAEGKVRVSTLLSP
- the LOC100881627 gene encoding uncharacterized protein LOC100881627 isoform X3, producing the protein MEDSYAVHRRRKAAARRREKTPDPSSRNQQLVETSEDEEEARRARMEKMADEAEQMEQQEKEKKMKQEEQQRESEEKSLKSEASRKSEEKASPLKELRARENDAEQETTRSVKKETPTRVIEVITYQDAIPKSKEVDADTEPSAEPRKVERRLKKKSRERAERQGQSSDSSDLDEKPRRTKSPEGSKTRTKKTAKRVAADPDTAKKDTVERPPREKRSIKKPEELEDQSRERRRSIRHSQTDDTDEAPKMKKSESFPKQNLEEPVMRRSASDIKKQIIPLSNDSLIQDFAKAQREYLKREQSILDADVLDVFEDAQETVLRRRRFSVPSKSEEEEETKSEEKPKGPEKKSWFSWLPFFRKKKEDKEPEVKAETPKETKYTELLLGSEKVTFMDFLRALKDVVSEFKAFVAQNPKEVQIVKGLHNRCMSELMLVIIYCGLGAFVFRFTEGAFETFYKCGVKRVKRDFLDSLWNYSHNMREDDWKSMARRKLMEFEEQLHTAHEAGMHSYSGQRSWSFLNAVVYCLTVITTIGYGHISPSTNTGRAITIVYAIFGIPMFLIILADFGKLFTRGIKFLWAFVRRLYYTGSCKKVRRTVPVQVNPPFFIYKLKSYRLISTNNYCRPQEVMKGVQLVYDLATFKRPSQINPQDIEEIQKQAQQSQTVLNLDGNVPDTPGTPAMSAFAIDDEFNLPISVAIFILLGYIFIGATLFCLSEGWGFFESFYFVFISMSTIGFGDYVPKMVSFEIQKVHQQKTKQNHRVYTISYVLFA
- the LOC100881627 gene encoding uncharacterized protein LOC100881627 isoform X2; this encodes MEDSYAVHRRRKAAARRREKTPDPSSRNQQLVETSEDEEEARRARMEKMADEAEQMEQQEKEKKMKQEEQQRESEEKSLKSEASRKSEEKASPLKELRARENDAEQETTRSVKKETPTRVIEVITYQDAIPKSKEVDADTEPSAEPRKVERRLKKKSRERAERQGQSSDSSDLDEKPRRTKSPEGSKTRTKKTAKRVAADPDTAKKDTVERPPREKRSIKKPEELEDQSRERRRSIRHSQTDDTDEAPKMKKSESFPKQNLEEPVMRRSASDIKKQIIPLSNDSLIQDFAKAQREYLKREQSILDADVLDVFEDAQETVLRRRRFSVPSKSEEEEETKSEEKPKGPEKKSWFSWLPFFRKKKEDKEPEVKAETPKETKYTELLLGSEKVTFMDFLRALKDVVSEFKAFVAQNPKEVQIVKGLHNRCMSELMLVIIYCGLGAFVFRFTEGAFETFYKCGVKRVKRDFLDSLWNYSHNMREDDWKSMARRKLMEFEEQLHTAHEAGMHSYSGQRSWSFLNAVVYCLTVITTIGYGHISPSTNTGRAITIVYAIFGIPMFLIILADFGKLFTRGIKFLWAFVRRLYYTGSCKKVRRTVPVQEVMKGVQLVYDLATFKRPSQINPQDIEEIQKQAQQSQTVLNLDGNVPDTPGTPAMSAFAIDDEFNLPISVAIFILLGYIFIGATLFCLSEGWGFFESFYFVFISMSTIGFGDYVPKHPIYMMCSIIYLVFGLALTSMCINVVQVMLSDSFRQASQKIGATIGFAIAEEDRSVNPAVPPPVEVADIHTSVKDSNSDEKIAPKAKQEDVDL
- the LOC100881627 gene encoding uncharacterized protein LOC100881627 isoform X1 gives rise to the protein MEDSYAVHRRRKAAARRREKTPDPSSRNQQLVETSEDEEEARRARMEKMADEAEQMEQQEKEKKMKQEEQQRESEEKSLKSEASRKSEEKASPLKELRARENDAEQETTRSVKKETPTRVIEVITYQDAIPKSKEVDADTEPSAEPRKVERRLKKKSRERAERQGQSSDSSDLDEKPRRTKSPEGSKTRTKKTAKRVAADPDTAKKDTVERPPREKRSIKKPEELEDQSRERRRSIRHSQTDDTDEAPKMKKSESFPKQNLEEPVMRRSASDIKKQIIPLSNDSLIQDFAKAQREYLKREQSILDADVLDVFEDAQETVLRRRRFSVPSKSEEEEETKSEEKPKGPEKKSWFSWLPFFRKKKEDKEPEVKAETPKETKYTELLLGSEKVTFMDFLRALKDVVSEFKAFVAQNPKEVQIVKGLHNRCMSELMLVIIYCGLGAFVFRFTEGAFETFYKCGVKRVKRDFLDSLWNYSHNMREDDWKSMARRKLMEFEEQLHTAHEAGMHSYSGQRSWSFLNAVVYCLTVITTIGYGHISPSTNTGRAITIVYAIFGIPMFLIILADFGKLFTRGIKFLWAFVRRLYYTGSCKKVRRTVPVQVNPPFFIYKLKSYRLISTNNYCRPQEVMKGVQLVYDLATFKRPSQINPQDIEEIQKQAQQSQTVLNLDGNVPDTPGTPAMSAFAIDDEFNLPISVAIFILLGYIFIGATLFCLSEGWGFFESFYFVFISMSTIGFGDYVPKHPIYMMCSIIYLVFGLALTSMCINVVQVMLSDSFRQASQKIGATIGFAIAEEDRSVNPAVPPPVEVADIHTSVKDSNSDEKIAPKAKQEDVDL